The DNA region GAAAAGCAGCTACAGTATACATATGTATGCTACTACAAAGACATTTAGTGAACCCATCTTGAGAAAAGCACTCTTGAGCAGGCGGCACATTTAAAAATTCTCTGGAATGTTGTTCAGCGGGATTGACCGAGAGCGAGACTCCGCCTTTTGATGATTGGTGTCTAACAGGCCTTTACTTCCTGCTTGTttttcacacacacacgtatGGGTTGAGAGCAGACCATCAGCTGCTTTGAGATTTGACAACACCAGCAGCTTCAACATGGGAAGGATCGCTAAAGAGATTTCAGGACAAGTCCTGTGCTTCGTGGGATTTGTTGGCGTATGCCTGAGTTGTGGCCTTCCCATGTGGCGGGTCACGACATACATCGGTGCCAACATCGTCTCGGGTCAGATCGTCTGGGACGGTTTGTGGATGAATTGTGTGATGCAGAGCACAGGACAGATGCAGTGTAAAATCCAAGACTCAATAATGAAACAGACGCAGGACTTGCAAGCGGCACGGGCGCTGACGGTCATCGCTATACTAATCAGCTTCGTTGGAATGCTCTTGACGTTTGTCGGAGGACAATGCAGTAGCTGTCTGAAGAGAGAGAGCTCCATGGCTAAAGTCCTGATCCTAGGTGGCATCCTCTGCATCATAGCCGGAGTCGTTTGTCTCATCCCTGTCTGCTGGTCCTGTGCCTACACCATTTACGATTACGAGAGTGTTCTCACCATTCAGACCCAAAAAAGGGAGCTCGGAGCATCCATTTACATCGGCTGGGGTGCTGCAGGATTACTTTTGTTCGGAGGGATCATTTTGTGTACTTCCTGCCCACCGAGAGAAGATATGCATGCCAATTACCCTGCCATGTACCCATACCAAGGACCTATGTATGGGCCTCCAGGAACTTATATGCCTCCCAAAACATATGCCCCTAGCGTTACATATACTGGAACTGGGACGTATGTTCCCAACAAACCTATATATGCAGCTGTTCCAGGACAATATCTTTAATTGGCACATATTTCTCACTGTTGTCTGTCGCTTTTGAATTTAACTTGTATTTACATCagtgttttgttattttgaatGTATATACTCAACAAACTTTCTATTAAAGATGTGTTGTATTTGCTACCCTTTGAAAATTGAGATGACTTCGGAAAACTTGTTTGTCTTCTTTGTTCCTACCAGTTCTTCTACTCCTGGAGATGTTGTAATGCTAATGGCATTTGAAATGTATATACTgttgtgtttgtatgtttaaacaaaatagatgtttttttgtgtgtaaacTGTTGTCTCCCACTTTTTACACATACAGCTTGTTTATTGTTATCAAAAAGAATGTAACTTTGAATGATTGTATatattcaaataaatatttttcaagCTATAAATgatgtgttatttatttattatatttaatgtacctttcattgcataaatgaaacctaagcatttttttttcaaattccaACCAATTTTAAATTTGGAACAAGTCCCATTTAATTTAAAGAGAAGAAGCACACTGATATTAAAGATGTTCCAAGTACCAAGAATTCTGACAGAAAAGTAAAAGTTACAAGGAAAGTAATCAAGTTTATTAATGCTAGTAACATAGTAGCCAAAGCTAACGTACAAATCATATTCATAAATTATTAAGTACTTGTCTTACAAAAAACATCGATGATGCATCTTCTGGTTTTATTTTGGCTATATTAGCTTTGTTTACCCCTTAAATTTTTGTTTAGACTCTCAACAAAGTGAGCACCGACATTTAGACACCGTTTCAGGTCACACCACTTGACATCTATGTCATAGGTTTTTCTTTGAATGCCGCACTGATGCGCATCTTATCGAAACTAGCCGTTGGACCTACATTCCCCGTTGAGGAATCTGGTCAGACCTGAAACTTCACCTTAAACTGGTTTCAGGTCCATCTGTAACTCCACCCTTCAGACA from Paramisgurnus dabryanus chromosome 8, PD_genome_1.1, whole genome shotgun sequence includes:
- the LOC135771515 gene encoding uncharacterized protein, encoding MVSAVLQMLGTALAIIGWICVIVTCAVPMWRVTAFIGQNIVTAQTNWEGIWMSCVVQSTGQMQCKVYDSMLALSSDLQAARAMCIVSILVGLVGIMLAGVGGKCTNCIEDESTKAKVGLVSGVVFIISGVLCLIPVCWTANTIIRDFYNPLVASAQKNELGASFNMGRIAKEISGQVLCFVGFVGVCLSCGLPMWRVTTYIGANIVSGQIVWDGLWMNCVMQSTGQMQCKIQDSIMKQTQDLQAARALTVIAILISFVGMLLTFVGGQCSSCLKRESSMAKVLILGGILCIIAGVVCLIPVCWSCAYTIYDYESVLTIQTQKRELGASIYIGWGAAGLLLFGGIILCTSCPPREDMHANYPAMYPYQGPMYGPPGTYMPPKTYAPSVTYTGTGTYVPNKPIYAAVPGQYL